Proteins encoded in a region of the Gemmatimonadota bacterium genome:
- a CDS encoding GGDEF domain-containing protein, which yields MASLTLQNSMDTKALPGATDLKRALVDILYRRQFGALLILGIDPLNRTHGNNALKVLNSIIIPTPESFHITDDKLAVLFNADDARVPEIPSSLPAEIADQTGHRVSCGGIKISSDDYGLHPQMSEIIFSTAQRVLARAQQHAIPHVVWLTEKPTEDALHLTDISLNFFREIARINAALVQRMTLESRTDFLTGLYNRRGFEAVFTRMVRRANRNGKPLALYYIDSDSLKAINDSKGHDAGDRFIADLAQVLNDMLRGSDLLSRLAGDEFAAVVENTPRTRAYAIARRLNRAVDERTEGTISIGVYHGVPESTEDALRKADAALYRVKNRGKNDIELADPV from the coding sequence ATGGCATCTCTGACACTTCAAAATAGCATGGACACCAAGGCATTGCCAGGCGCGACCGATTTGAAGCGCGCGCTTGTGGATATTTTATATCGCAGGCAGTTTGGTGCATTGCTAATTTTGGGCATTGATCCCCTCAATCGGACGCATGGGAACAATGCGCTTAAAGTGCTAAATTCCATTATTATTCCCACCCCCGAAAGCTTTCACATAACAGATGACAAACTCGCCGTACTTTTTAATGCCGATGATGCGCGCGTACCTGAAATCCCATCATCTCTACCTGCCGAGATTGCCGACCAAACAGGACACCGCGTATCTTGTGGTGGCATCAAAATCTCGAGCGACGATTATGGCCTGCATCCCCAAATGTCCGAGATAATCTTTTCCACTGCCCAACGCGTACTCGCCCGGGCACAACAACACGCGATCCCGCACGTGGTCTGGTTGACCGAAAAACCTACAGAGGATGCATTACATCTAACGGATATTTCCCTGAACTTTTTTCGAGAAATTGCGCGTATCAATGCCGCGCTGGTACAGAGAATGACACTGGAATCGCGCACAGATTTCTTAACAGGTCTGTACAATCGGCGCGGCTTTGAAGCAGTATTTACCCGAATGGTGCGACGCGCAAATCGCAATGGAAAGCCCCTCGCCCTCTACTACATAGATTCCGATTCGCTCAAAGCGATCAACGACAGCAAAGGGCACGACGCGGGCGACCGATTTATTGCAGATTTGGCACAGGTATTGAATGACATGCTACGCGGATCGGATTTGTTATCGCGGTTGGCGGGAGATGAATTTGCTGCGGTGGTTGAAAATACGCCGAGAACGCGTGCTTATGCAATAGCCCGCCGTTTGAACCGGGCTGTTGATGAACGCACGGAAGGCACGATATCCATTGGGGTTTATCACGGCGTACCCGAATCGACAGAAGACGCACTCAGAAAAGCAGATGCCGCTCTTTACCGTGTAAAAAACCGAGGAAAAAATGATATAGAACTGGCTGACCCGGTTTAG
- a CDS encoding dCMP deaminase family protein: protein MQKRVDYLSWDEYFMGVALLSAHRSKDPNTQVGACIINEKKKIVGIGYNGLPIGCSDDEFPWGREGDFLDTKYPYICHAELNAILNKISADLHECTLYVTLFPCNECAKVIIQSGIREVIYLANKYPESDSVKATYRMFDSAGVRYRALEEYRERVVLDFRV, encoded by the coding sequence ATGCAAAAACGCGTAGATTATTTATCCTGGGATGAGTATTTTATGGGCGTAGCCCTGCTATCGGCACACCGAAGCAAAGACCCCAATACACAGGTAGGCGCATGTATTATCAACGAAAAAAAGAAAATCGTGGGCATTGGATATAACGGATTGCCAATTGGATGTTCAGACGATGAGTTTCCCTGGGGCAGAGAAGGCGATTTTCTCGACACAAAATATCCCTACATCTGCCATGCAGAATTAAATGCAATTCTGAACAAAATCAGCGCAGACTTGCATGAATGCACGCTTTACGTCACCTTATTTCCGTGCAATGAATGTGCAAAAGTAATTATTCAGTCGGGCATTCGCGAAGTAATCTATCTGGCGAATAAATACCCAGAGTCCGATTCCGTAAAAGCCACCTACCGCATGTTTGACAGTGCGGGGGTTCGCTATCGCGCGCTGGAAGAATATCGAGAGCGCGTTGTCCTTGATTTCAGAGTCTGA
- a CDS encoding hydroxyacid dehydrogenase, which translates to MSKPNVGIVVRKSLRERILSDWDLETLESFANVTINDEDRDIVDGEAAEFLKGMDGAMTSWNSGDLTPAILEGVPTLKIWAYGAGTVKGKICDEAWEKDIVVTSAAPAIADDVAEMTMGFMTMGLRRVFSHSRAMREGEKKPDKTESRSLYRRTIGVISASQVGQRVMRLLRPYQTRILLYDPFVTPERAREEFGAELADLETIAREAEVVTVHAPKLDATYHLWNEMHFKLMRDDCVFINTSRGANIDEAALIAELQKGRFSAFLDVTDPEPPAMDSPLRRLPNVVLTPHCAGLQSYRIGALVVEELRRFFADEEQLFQVKREMLDRLA; encoded by the coding sequence GTGAGCAAACCAAACGTGGGTATTGTGGTTCGGAAATCGCTCAGAGAAAGAATTTTGAGCGATTGGGATTTGGAGACATTGGAAAGTTTTGCAAATGTGACAATCAACGACGAGGACCGCGATATCGTAGATGGTGAAGCGGCTGAATTTCTAAAGGGAATGGACGGGGCGATGACGAGTTGGAATTCGGGAGATTTGACACCAGCGATTCTGGAAGGCGTGCCAACGCTGAAAATCTGGGCTTATGGCGCAGGCACCGTAAAGGGAAAAATCTGCGATGAAGCGTGGGAAAAAGACATAGTAGTTACAAGTGCCGCGCCCGCAATAGCCGATGATGTCGCGGAAATGACCATGGGATTCATGACCATGGGATTGCGCCGGGTATTTTCCCATTCGCGCGCCATGCGAGAAGGCGAAAAAAAACCGGACAAGACCGAATCTCGCTCGCTGTATCGGCGCACAATCGGCGTCATCAGCGCCAGCCAGGTCGGGCAGCGCGTAATGCGGTTGTTGCGCCCCTATCAGACGCGCATATTGCTCTACGACCCCTTTGTGACGCCAGAACGCGCACGCGAGGAATTTGGCGCAGAACTCGCGGACCTGGAGACAATAGCGCGCGAGGCAGAAGTCGTAACCGTTCACGCACCCAAATTGGACGCGACATATCACCTCTGGAATGAAATGCATTTCAAACTCATGCGCGACGACTGCGTATTTATCAACACCTCGCGCGGTGCAAATATCGACGAAGCCGCACTAATCGCAGAATTGCAAAAAGGGCGATTCTCCGCCTTCTTAGACGTAACCGATCCCGAACCGCCTGCTATGGACAGCCCGCTGCGCCGTTTGCCCAACGTAGTCTTAACGCCGCATTGCGCCGGACTACAATCCTATCGCATCGGCGCACTGGTAGTCGAAGAATTGCGCCGTTTTTTTGCGGACGAAGAGCAACTGTTTCAAGTCAAACGAGAAATGCTGGACCGGCTGGCATAG
- a CDS encoding C-terminal binding protein has protein sequence MKILVTDYAWANLDAEKSVLDEIGAELIPAPDGEEETLVQLAQGCCGIMTCWAQTTREVIASALPDLKVIVRYGVGLDNIDVAYATEQGIPVANVPDYCFIDVAEQTMALLLGLSHKVAQFDRLIRNGIWDIQAGLPLRRLTGQVLGLIGFGQIARQVVPRARAFGLHVLAYSRSLTLEQARACGVEFADLDTLLRTSDFVSLHCPSTDETRDLINADNLAKMKPTACLINTSRGDIIDEAALLAALKNNTLAGAALDVRCQEPPETGDRLIHTDRVIHSPHSAFYSEESLVELQKKAAWEARRVLTGKSPVHLVNPEYKNQ, from the coding sequence ATGAAAATTCTGGTGACAGATTATGCCTGGGCAAATCTGGACGCAGAAAAAAGTGTCCTGGATGAAATCGGAGCCGAACTCATCCCCGCACCCGATGGCGAAGAAGAAACACTTGTCCAATTGGCGCAGGGGTGCTGTGGCATCATGACCTGCTGGGCCCAAACAACGCGCGAGGTCATCGCATCTGCATTGCCCGATCTAAAAGTAATCGTGCGATACGGCGTAGGACTGGACAATATCGATGTAGCCTATGCAACCGAACAGGGCATTCCCGTAGCCAATGTACCCGATTATTGTTTTATCGACGTAGCCGAACAAACCATGGCTCTGCTCCTGGGACTTTCGCACAAAGTCGCGCAATTTGACCGGCTCATCCGCAACGGCATCTGGGATATCCAGGCCGGCTTGCCCCTGCGGCGTTTAACCGGACAGGTACTCGGCCTGATCGGATTTGGGCAAATCGCGCGTCAGGTCGTCCCCCGCGCCCGGGCTTTTGGGCTGCATGTGTTGGCCTACTCGCGGTCTTTGACACTGGAACAAGCGCGCGCCTGTGGCGTCGAATTCGCGGATCTGGACACCCTGCTTCGCACATCGGATTTCGTATCGCTTCACTGTCCCTCTACCGATGAAACGCGAGACCTGATCAATGCCGATAATCTCGCAAAAATGAAGCCAACAGCGTGTTTGATCAACACATCGCGGGGCGATATTATCGATGAAGCAGCACTCCTCGCGGCACTAAAAAATAACACCCTTGCGGGTGCTGCCCTCGACGTGCGATGCCAGGAACCGCCCGAAACAGGAGATCGTTTAATCCACACAGATCGGGTAATTCACAGCCCGCATTCGGCTTTTTATTCAGAAGAATCACTCGTAGAATTGCAAAAAAAAGCCGCCTGGGAAGCGCGACGCGTCCTGACGGGAAAATCCCCCGTACATCTGGTCAATCCGGAATACAAAAATCAGTAA
- a CDS encoding M20/M25/M40 family metallo-hydrolase, with protein MTINWHHIEKEVTNFLQHLIRCNTTNPPGNEILCANYIADVLKDEGIDPLVTESEPGRGNVTARLKGGTAPALMLLGHTDVVAVEPDKWSRDPFGGELHNGYIWGRGALDMKNMVAAELMVFLLLKRQGVALNRDVIYAATADEEAGRGNHGIGWLIDHHPEQVNAKYVLTEGGGGDFYVNGKHFYTCQTGQKGIFRFRLQAKGRPGHGSRPHRDNAVVKLSRAIAALGQAKLPMHPSKTLRAFLEGIAATQDDETAQQLRRALDETDSENALQKLPLAPDMIASLRALLHNTVSPTILEAGSKINVIPAEATARIDGRLAPGQTDKSFEAEIRSSIGDEIDLIVDQYSPPLEASTDSPLYETIVHVMAERDPDATVIPALMSGGTDAKHICPRWPHVQVYGFMPHRQVREEKEMNLIHGHNERTSVENLVFATRILYDIVMRFCQSSPGDNA; from the coding sequence ATGACCATAAACTGGCACCACATCGAAAAAGAAGTAACGAATTTCTTACAACACCTCATTCGGTGTAACACGACCAATCCCCCCGGCAATGAAATCCTGTGTGCAAATTATATCGCCGATGTATTGAAGGATGAGGGCATTGACCCCCTGGTCACAGAATCAGAACCCGGGCGAGGAAATGTCACAGCGCGCTTAAAAGGCGGAACCGCACCCGCGCTCATGCTATTGGGACATACAGATGTCGTCGCCGTAGAACCCGATAAATGGTCGCGCGACCCTTTTGGCGGAGAACTGCACAACGGCTATATCTGGGGACGCGGCGCACTGGACATGAAAAATATGGTCGCGGCAGAACTCATGGTCTTCTTGCTCTTGAAACGACAGGGTGTAGCACTAAACCGCGACGTAATCTATGCGGCAACCGCAGATGAAGAAGCCGGCAGAGGAAACCACGGCATCGGCTGGCTCATCGATCACCACCCCGAACAAGTCAATGCAAAATACGTATTGACAGAAGGCGGAGGCGGCGATTTTTATGTAAATGGAAAACACTTTTACACGTGCCAAACGGGCCAAAAAGGCATTTTTCGCTTTCGCCTGCAAGCAAAGGGACGCCCAGGGCACGGCTCCCGTCCACACCGCGACAATGCCGTCGTCAAACTCAGCCGCGCCATTGCTGCTTTGGGACAGGCAAAACTTCCCATGCATCCCTCTAAAACACTGCGCGCATTCTTAGAAGGCATTGCAGCGACACAGGACGATGAGACCGCACAACAGTTGCGCCGCGCACTCGATGAGACAGACAGCGAGAACGCATTGCAAAAATTGCCCCTCGCGCCAGATATGATTGCCTCACTGCGCGCCCTATTGCACAACACGGTTTCTCCGACGATCCTGGAAGCTGGCAGTAAAATCAATGTCATACCCGCCGAAGCAACTGCGCGGATCGATGGCCGGCTCGCGCCCGGTCAAACCGACAAGAGCTTTGAAGCCGAAATCCGATCCTCGATTGGCGATGAAATTGATCTTATAGTGGACCAGTATAGCCCACCTTTAGAAGCCAGTACAGATTCGCCCCTATATGAAACCATCGTCCATGTCATGGCAGAACGCGACCCAGACGCCACCGTAATCCCCGCGCTGATGAGCGGAGGCACAGACGCCAAGCATATTTGCCCGCGCTGGCCCCATGTACAGGTTTACGGATTTATGCCCCACCGACAAGTGCGAGAAGAAAAAGAAATGAATCTGATACACGGGCATAACGAACGCACCTCAGTCGAAAATCTCGTCTTTGCAACGCGCATTTTATACGATATTGTAATGCGATTTTGCCAATCCTCACCAGGAGATAACGCATGA
- a CDS encoding inner membrane CreD family protein, with product MVKRIIAIGIIFFCIAVGWIILSATTYIRTEEQDDKLKSAVGQLWGTAQTQKAPQIYWLERVTHIETIDGESVSRTVDEKHFLNLKASRIEIDLSLDHRRKGLLWYSTYQVQFAASYTLINSTDQNRHLSFDLELPAPNAVYDNFTLTVDGQSIAELPIRNGHLIQPIELSPGQELSIDLSYHSQGLDQWRYSFGDHVNQVSDFELVMHTDFAAIDFPQDSMSPTSRTRDGDAWTLTWKYNHLLTGIDLGMIPPARLNPGPWVGKVVAAAPISLFLFFFLLFIFSIVRGLDLHPMHYFFIGAAFFSFHLLLAYLVDHLIIHYAFVLSSAVSIVLVISYMRLVLGTRLAFVEIGLGQFVYLVLFSYTFFFPGYTGLAVTLLCITTLFAAMQFTGRIDWNTVFNKEPSQ from the coding sequence ATGGTCAAACGCATCATCGCCATTGGCATCATCTTTTTCTGCATCGCAGTAGGCTGGATTATTCTGAGTGCCACCACCTACATACGCACAGAGGAACAGGACGACAAGCTCAAAAGTGCTGTGGGGCAACTCTGGGGCACAGCACAGACCCAGAAAGCTCCGCAAATCTACTGGCTGGAGCGCGTCACCCATATCGAAACTATCGACGGCGAGTCTGTCTCACGCACAGTAGATGAAAAACACTTCCTGAATCTGAAAGCCAGTCGCATTGAAATCGACCTGTCTCTGGATCACCGGCGCAAAGGCTTGCTGTGGTATTCCACCTACCAGGTACAATTCGCAGCCTCGTACACCCTGATTAACTCCACCGACCAGAACCGACACCTGTCCTTCGACCTGGAACTACCCGCCCCGAACGCAGTGTACGACAACTTCACCTTAACCGTTGACGGTCAGTCCATTGCCGAACTCCCAATCCGCAACGGCCATTTAATCCAACCCATCGAACTATCACCCGGGCAGGAACTCTCCATTGATCTCTCCTATCACTCCCAGGGCCTGGACCAATGGCGGTACAGTTTTGGGGACCACGTCAATCAGGTATCGGACTTTGAACTGGTGATGCACACGGACTTCGCCGCTATTGATTTTCCCCAGGATAGCATGTCTCCCACCTCGAGGACCCGCGATGGCGACGCCTGGACCCTGACGTGGAAATACAACCATCTCCTCACCGGCATTGACCTGGGAATGATCCCCCCGGCCCGTCTCAATCCCGGACCCTGGGTTGGCAAAGTCGTTGCCGCCGCCCCCATCTCCCTCTTTCTTTTTTTCTTTTTGCTCTTTATCTTTTCCATTGTGCGCGGCCTCGACCTGCACCCGATGCACTATTTCTTCATCGGTGCCGCCTTCTTCAGTTTTCACCTGCTACTGGCTTATCTGGTTGACCACCTGATCATCCACTACGCATTTGTCCTGTCTTCGGCGGTCTCCATTGTCCTCGTCATCTCGTACATGAGGCTGGTCCTGGGCACGCGCCTGGCCTTTGTCGAAATTGGTCTGGGGCAATTTGTCTATCTCGTGCTCTTTTCCTACACCTTTTTCTTTCCCGGCTATACCGGACTCGCCGTCACCCTCTTGTGCATCACAACCCTGTTCGCCGCCATGCAATTCACCGGCCGCATCGACTGGAACACAGTATTTAATAAGGAACCATCTCAATGA
- the crcB gene encoding fluoride efflux transporter CrcB has protein sequence MAQLLFIAGGGALGALLRYGMSMSIHILFGRGFPYGTLTVNVTGSILMGLLYVCLSEYMDMPWRDGLLIGLLGAFTTFSTFSIETLHLLETSHPVLALMNIILSVTLCIAGCWIGIAIGRAL, from the coding sequence GTGGCGCAGCTACTATTCATAGCCGGTGGGGGTGCTCTGGGAGCCTTATTGCGCTACGGCATGTCCATGAGCATACACATCCTGTTCGGACGCGGCTTTCCCTATGGCACGCTCACGGTCAACGTCACCGGATCGATCCTCATGGGACTCCTTTACGTATGCCTGTCTGAATATATGGACATGCCCTGGCGCGATGGCCTGCTAATAGGTCTTCTGGGGGCATTCACCACTTTCTCAACCTTTTCCATCGAAACCCTGCACCTTCTGGAAACGAGTCATCCTGTACTCGCCTTGATGAACATCATCTTAAGCGTCACCCTCTGCATTGCTGGGTGCTGGATCGGCATCGCAATCGGGCGAGCGCTATAA
- a CDS encoding aldo/keto reductase translates to MQKRTLGRTGHQSTVATFGSFSVGYVDQDEADRAIQLVLDHGVNHIDIAPSYGHAMERVAPWMPDIRDDVFLGAKTTGRTRDEAWRDVEQMMKRLNVENFDLFQLHSVGTIPELDKATASGGALETLIEMREQGLTRWLGITGHGPQVPSTILESLSRFDFDTVMFPLNPASMRDANYRRDAETLIAEANARDIGIQTIKMIARGGWGENSKDCNTWYDPHREQEAIDRSLWWVLSQPIHTAPTCGEISLLPKVLNAAERFVPLTPDEQAAAIAAQRPPQPLPALAIPEV, encoded by the coding sequence ATGCAAAAACGAACACTTGGACGTACCGGGCATCAGAGCACAGTAGCGACCTTTGGCTCATTCTCGGTCGGATATGTAGATCAGGACGAAGCAGACCGAGCCATACAACTCGTCCTTGACCACGGCGTAAACCACATCGACATAGCACCGAGCTATGGACACGCGATGGAACGCGTAGCCCCGTGGATGCCCGACATACGGGACGACGTATTCCTCGGCGCAAAAACAACTGGTCGCACGCGCGACGAAGCGTGGCGGGACGTGGAACAAATGATGAAACGACTAAACGTCGAAAACTTCGACCTGTTCCAACTCCACTCAGTCGGTACGATCCCCGAACTGGACAAAGCCACCGCATCGGGCGGCGCACTCGAAACCCTGATAGAAATGCGCGAACAGGGTTTGACCAGATGGCTGGGCATCACCGGGCACGGACCCCAGGTACCGAGTACCATCCTGGAAAGCCTGAGCCGCTTCGATTTCGACACCGTCATGTTCCCACTGAACCCGGCAAGCATGCGGGACGCGAACTATCGCCGGGACGCCGAAACACTAATCGCCGAGGCAAATGCGCGCGACATCGGCATCCAAACAATCAAAATGATCGCACGCGGTGGCTGGGGTGAAAATTCAAAAGACTGCAACACCTGGTACGACCCGCACCGGGAACAAGAAGCCATTGACCGGTCCCTGTGGTGGGTTCTGTCCCAGCCCATACACACCGCCCCCACCTGTGGCGAAATCAGCTTACTGCCAAAAGTCCTCAACGCCGCCGAGCGATTCGTTCCCCTCACCCCCGACGAACAGGCCGCCGCCATCGCCGCACAGCGACCACCCCAGCCGCTTCCCGCACTGGCGATACCGGAAGTTTGA
- a CDS encoding right-handed parallel beta-helix repeat-containing protein, with translation MNLIQKIALYTFVALIACGGNKPTEPENGDNPTDSGLDAHRFDITENQTSDFGMNTPGGRGGRIIRVTNLLASGQGSLDAALSASGSRIVVFEVGGVIDLNKTRLNIREPYVTVAGQTAPSPGITIIRGAIFIQTHDVILQHIRVRPGDAGEAKRSGWEPDGISTAGADAYNILIDHCSISWAVDENLSASGPNTEGPDATSRRIAFVNCIIAECLNDASHSKGPHSMGSLIHDFCREIAIIGNLYAHNANRNPYFKAFTTGVIVNNLIYNPGARAIQLSFSDAEFSDTNLVPQNARVSVVGNVMIHGDNTRSGLALVSSKGDAYLEDNIALDRTGANVPLTSGNIRILEEKPIWGNITPLPASAVVEHVVQSAGARPKDRDEIDQRIIREFLERKGRMIDSQQEVDGYPQMNMVRRPLNIPPNVDAWLAQLAAELEGN, from the coding sequence ATGAATTTAATCCAAAAAATCGCGTTGTACACATTTGTCGCGCTTATCGCGTGTGGTGGTAATAAACCCACAGAACCAGAAAATGGAGATAATCCCACAGATAGTGGTCTGGATGCACACCGCTTTGATATTACGGAAAATCAGACCAGCGATTTCGGCATGAACACGCCTGGAGGACGCGGGGGCAGAATCATTCGGGTGACAAACCTATTGGCAAGTGGACAGGGATCGCTGGATGCGGCGCTATCTGCATCGGGCTCGCGTATTGTAGTATTTGAAGTGGGAGGGGTAATTGACCTGAACAAAACGCGGTTGAACATCCGCGAGCCGTATGTGACAGTGGCTGGACAAACCGCGCCGAGCCCGGGCATTACCATCATTCGCGGTGCCATTTTCATTCAGACGCACGATGTAATTTTACAACATATTCGGGTGCGACCAGGCGATGCGGGCGAAGCAAAAAGAAGTGGATGGGAGCCAGATGGCATCTCCACAGCGGGTGCTGATGCGTACAATATATTGATCGATCACTGTTCGATTTCATGGGCAGTAGATGAAAATTTGAGTGCATCGGGTCCAAACACCGAAGGACCCGATGCGACTTCTCGTCGCATCGCATTTGTCAATTGCATTATCGCCGAATGCCTGAATGATGCATCGCACAGCAAAGGTCCCCACTCCATGGGATCGCTAATTCACGACTTCTGCCGAGAGATCGCCATCATCGGCAATTTGTATGCCCACAATGCAAATCGCAATCCGTATTTCAAGGCATTTACAACCGGGGTGATTGTGAACAATTTGATCTACAACCCGGGGGCCCGAGCGATTCAACTGAGTTTTTCAGATGCCGAATTTAGCGATACCAATCTCGTTCCACAAAACGCGCGCGTAAGCGTGGTGGGCAATGTAATGATTCACGGTGACAATACGCGGTCGGGACTGGCACTGGTATCCTCAAAGGGCGATGCCTATCTCGAGGATAATATCGCTCTGGATAGAACAGGAGCTAATGTGCCTTTGACCTCGGGCAATATCCGCATCTTGGAAGAGAAACCCATCTGGGGCAACATCACACCATTGCCCGCATCAGCCGTTGTAGAACATGTAGTACAAAGCGCGGGTGCGCGTCCAAAAGACCGCGATGAAATAGATCAGCGGATTATACGAGAGTTTCTCGAACGCAAAGGCAGGATGATCGATAGTCAGCAGGAGGTGGACGGATATCCCCAGATGAATATGGTCAGACGACCGCTGAATATTCCCCCGAATGTGGATGCGTGGTTGGCGCAACTCGCGGCAGAGCTTGAAGGAAATTAA